Proteins encoded in a region of the Triticum dicoccoides isolate Atlit2015 ecotype Zavitan chromosome 3A, WEW_v2.0, whole genome shotgun sequence genome:
- the LOC119267131 gene encoding alpha-ketoglutarate-dependent dioxygenase alkB homolog 6-like produces MEEKSTQKAAAAEEENPSPELCLRIPGDYAVGSIPTVLYVPDFISETEQSQLLHHVYQAPAPKWKILKNRRLQNWGGVVHEKGLLPQALPPWLTKITDRICQWTGLFPSAINHVLINEYHPNQGIMPHQDGPAYFPVVAIISLASPVVLDFTPHGKLRGLEHTYLQNIQTDEPQESNGSYKVEGTKEAGPASSLLLMPCSLLIFKDQAYTDFLHGIQDTELHNLDKVANISQCPQFKHLSYDYSPGKADSSASSEPSGTFHRTTTRVSLTCRLVLKVHNKLFKF; encoded by the exons ATGGAGGAAAAGTCGACCCAGAAAGCggccgcggcggaggaggagaACCCCTCGCCGgagttgtgcctgaggatccccgGGGACTACGCCGTCGGCTCCATCCCCACCGTCCTATACGTCCCCGACTTCATCTCCGAGACCGAGCAGTCCCAGCTCCTCCACCAT GTATACCAGGCACCGGCGCCCAAGTGGAAGATTTTGAAAAACCGGCGGCTCCAGAACTGGG GAGGAGTGGTGCACGAGAAGGGGCTACTGCCGCAGGCAT TACCTCCATGGCTTACAAAGATAACTGACAGAATCTGCCAGTGGACTGGTTTATTTCCTTCAGCAATCAATCATGTTCTGATTAATGAGTATCATCCTAATCAAGGGATCATG CCACATCAAGACGGCCCTGCCTATTTTCCTGTTGTCGCTATCATATCCCTTGCTTCACCGGTTGTGCTTGATTTCACACCCCACGGAAAGCTCAGAGGGCTTGAACATACATATCTCCAAAATATACAAACTGATGAGCCACAGGAGAGTAATGGTTCCTATAAGGTTGAAGGCACAAAGGAAGCTGGTCCTGCTTCGTCACTTCTACTAATGCCCTGCAGCCTGTTAATATTCAAAGATCAGGCTTATACAG ACTTCCTACATGGTATACAAGACACTGAGCTGCATAATCTAGACAAG GTTGCAAATATCTCACAGTGCCCGCAATTCAAGCATCTAAGCTATGATTACAGCCCAGGCAAAGCAGATAGCAGTGCTAGCTCTGAGCCAAGTGGCACCTTCCACAGGACCACCACAAGAGTCTCGTTGACGTGCCGGCTAGTGTTGAAGGTACACAATAAGCTGTTCAAATTCTAG